One stretch of Segatella copri DNA includes these proteins:
- a CDS encoding acyl-CoA dehydrogenase family protein — translation MANYYTDHPEIEFHLNHPLMKRVVDLKERNYVEKDQFEDAPVNYEDAIENYKRLLDITGDVAANIIEPNSEDVDLEGPHLENGRMIYASKTFENLDATRKAGLWGLSMPRRYGGLNLPNAIFSMASEIIAAADAGFQNIWSLQSCIDTLYEFGSEEQRQKYIPRICAGETMSMDLTEPDAGSDLQRVMLKATQDEDGTWRLNGVKRFITNGDSDIHLVLARSEEGTKDGRGLSMFIYDKRDGGVTVRHIEHKLGIHGSPTCELVYKNAKAELCGNTRLGLIKYVMALMNGARLGIAAQSVGVEQEAYNEGLAYAKERAQFGEKIINFPAVYDMLSRMKAKLDAGRSLLYCCARYVDIYKALEDIARDTKLTPEERQEMKKYTRLADAFTPLAKGMNSEYANQNAYDAISIHGGSGFIMEYKCQRLFRDARIFSIYEGTTQLQVVAAIRYITNGTYLSIIKEMLENEVSDDLKPLKERVAKLVDLYEAAINKVKEANDQAVHDFLARRLYNMTGDIVMSLLILDDATKAPEMFQKSANVYVRMAEEEVLGHSAYIQNFKAEDLESFKA, via the coding sequence ATGGCTAATTATTATACAGACCATCCTGAGATAGAGTTCCACTTGAATCATCCGCTTATGAAGCGTGTTGTGGACTTGAAGGAAAGAAATTATGTAGAAAAAGACCAGTTTGAAGATGCTCCAGTAAACTACGAGGATGCCATCGAGAACTACAAGCGATTGCTGGATATTACCGGCGATGTAGCTGCTAACATCATCGAACCAAACTCTGAGGATGTTGACCTCGAAGGTCCACACTTGGAGAATGGTCGCATGATCTATGCCAGCAAGACATTCGAGAACCTCGATGCTACCCGCAAGGCTGGCCTCTGGGGCTTGTCAATGCCTCGCCGTTACGGCGGTTTGAACCTGCCTAACGCCATCTTCTCTATGGCTTCTGAAATCATTGCTGCTGCCGATGCCGGTTTCCAGAACATCTGGTCGCTCCAGAGCTGTATCGATACACTCTATGAGTTCGGTTCTGAGGAGCAGCGCCAGAAGTACATCCCTCGCATCTGCGCTGGCGAGACCATGAGTATGGACTTGACTGAGCCTGATGCAGGTTCTGACTTGCAGCGCGTAATGTTGAAGGCTACACAGGATGAGGACGGCACATGGCGTCTGAACGGTGTGAAGCGTTTCATCACCAATGGTGACTCAGACATCCACTTGGTTCTGGCTCGTTCTGAGGAAGGCACCAAGGATGGTCGTGGTCTTTCTATGTTCATCTACGACAAGCGTGATGGTGGCGTAACAGTCCGTCACATCGAGCACAAGTTGGGTATCCACGGTTCTCCTACCTGCGAGTTGGTTTACAAGAATGCCAAGGCAGAGCTTTGCGGTAACACCCGTCTCGGTTTGATCAAGTACGTGATGGCTCTGATGAACGGTGCCCGTCTGGGTATTGCAGCTCAGAGTGTAGGTGTAGAGCAGGAGGCTTACAATGAGGGCTTGGCTTATGCCAAGGAGCGTGCTCAGTTTGGTGAGAAGATCATCAACTTCCCAGCTGTATACGACATGCTTTCAAGAATGAAGGCTAAGTTGGATGCAGGCCGTTCACTCCTTTACTGCTGCGCTCGCTACGTAGATATCTACAAGGCTTTGGAAGACATCGCCCGCGACACTAAGCTCACTCCAGAGGAGCGTCAGGAGATGAAGAAATACACCCGCTTGGCTGATGCATTTACTCCATTGGCAAAGGGTATGAACTCAGAGTATGCTAACCAGAATGCATACGATGCCATCAGCATCCACGGTGGTTCTGGTTTCATCATGGAGTACAAGTGCCAGCGCCTGTTCCGTGACGCCCGCATCTTCTCTATCTACGAGGGTACTACTCAGCTTCAGGTTGTTGCAGCCATCCGCTACATCACCAACGGCACTTATCTCAGCATCATCAAGGAGATGTTGGAGAACGAGGTTTCAGATGATTTAAAGCCATTGAAGGAGCGCGTGGCTAAGCTCGTAGATCTTTACGAGGCTGCCATCAACAAGGTGAAGGAGGCTAACGATCAGGCAGTTCACGACTTCCTGGCTCGCCGTCTCTACAATATGACTGGCGACATCGTAATGTCTCTCCTCATCCTCGATGATGCTACCAAGGCACCAGAGATGTTCCAGAAGAGTGCCAACGTATATGTTCGCATGGCAGAGGAGGAAGTTCTCGGTCATTCAGCATATATCCAGAACTTCAAGGCAGAAGACTTGGAGAGTTTCAAGGCATAA